CTAAAAGAAGGATGATAATAGTCTCTTTAAATTTCAGAAAGGAAGTAGTGATGTTTTCAATAGACTGTTTCCATCTCAACTACTCCAAACAAGTAAGTATTGTATGACATAAAGTCTAAGAAAAGCCTGGCGCCCTATAAAAAAATGCTGGGAAGTTATTGTCCAGCATGGAATATCAGCAGCTATTGTATAGCATAAAGTCATAATTCAGCATTGACCTTCTGTTAAAAAGggcaaaatgaggaaaaaagatcATATAATTGGAAAGATCACCCACATATCAGCTCTTTACCTGTTGAAAAAAACATGTTATAGCTATTTTGCTGGTTTGGCCTGGAGACACATGAAATTGTGGAGAGTggtttaaatatttcagtatcaACTTTGATATCTCTTTACTTCAGGGAATCACAAGTTCAAATTCCATGAGAGTTGGGTCAGCCTTTCATCTCTGGGAGCCAAGAGAGTAAGTGTCATGCAATCTACTCAGCGCTTTGGGGTGTGACTTTTAAAACCAAAGGACAAAGGTGCACATTCTGAGAGGCTGGTAGGATGGTTGCCTCTCTAGCAAAGTGAAAGGTATATAGACTGGACACAATGTCAGTCTGTtcagactcttattttttttggAAGTTACCTCATCCTACTTTTTCTGTGGTTATGATGGTAATGGCCATTTTTCCAATATTACCCTTTCCTCTAGCCATGGGGAATGGCCCAGAGCTGGCACCTCACCCAATGCCAAGACTGAGTTTGGTGGGGATAGAAGGTCACCCATTCCTGAGAAACACGAGATTCCTTTGTTGGCAAACTTTCGGTTCAAGGACTCCCTAGTGACTTTTCTGAACTTTTCCTTAGCCTGTATGGCAGTATAGGACACTTTCACCcaatgttctctctccctccccttctccttcactTGGGGTCAGACTTGCATTGTGTTCTGGGGGCTTGCCCAGGCTTCCTCGTTCCTCCCCTATTTCCTTTCACACTGGTATTTTTCCTAATGAAATCCTACTCTTTTAGCCTAGTCTCATCTTGGTTTCCCCAAAGACCTAGGCTTACATACCTGGTATAGATCCCATCTCCCCACGTAGGAATTAAGGGACCTTTGACAACCACTATAttgctctctccttctcagtttcctcttctgtaaaacgaAAGAGTGGGGTAAGGGCACCCACCTCATAATGTTGTTATGAGTGCATGTGTTTACCCTTACACATTTACCTGGCATAGTTGTGTGTGAGAAAGCCTACTATTTCAAGGGCCCTTGATTTTGATCTATTCTGTGAACTCATTTATTAGCAACATCAGTCTGCTCAGGCTTCTTTGCTATCAGAGTTTACTCTGCCTCTATCTTTGTTGGAGTATTGATGTGCTACAGAGTAATGTATGTGTTTGTTTCCCCACTGAAAAGTAAGCTCCTTGAGCACAAGTAGCGTGTCTCCTTCATCTCCCTACCCTCCCCATAGACATGGTGCTTTGAGCAAACATAGCAAACCAGGAAATTCTTGctaaattgtttaaatttttctgaaGAAGTAGCACAATAGAGTTCAGGCCAATAGCAACGCTTGCATGGCGTCCTACTTTTACTGCCGTCTTCACAGGGacaaacagcacagagcccctcctgTCTTGCAACTCACAATTAGTAGGTTGTGGTACAAGAAATATCAAtggaaaaatgcagaaaagagaGGGTGGTACATGGTTAACACCATGGAGTCCATTTTGAGTATAGATTCTGGTCTGGCCACTTGTTAGAGCAAGACTTTGGCAAGACTTTTAGCCTTACTCAGCCCAGGTTTTTACATCTATACAATGGGGATAATTTTAGTATTTACCCTACAGGCTTATGGTGAAGATTTACTGAAATAATTCACTATAAACCTTACCACAGGGCTTGTGCTTAATAAATACCAGGTGTTCTCACTGCCCACCCCCATTTTTATAGTTATTGTCATCAAAGAGCATCCCATGGCAGGGTGCTGTCCTTTTCCTGGCTGGAGAAAGGGAATCTACTTATTGGGTGCTCAGAGCTCCCTTGAGTGCTGGGATAGCAGAtgtatacctctttttttttagtgactGGTGCATCCCTAGGAATCCCCGGGATTTAGGGAATTTATATTTGTCCCATAATTATTCCCAGATTATCCTGATTTAGCAACTTTCTTACTCTTCAAAAGATACCACCTGActccatttaaatatttctgtctGTGATGTAAGAAATCACTACCAAAATTGTTTAAAAGcctgggaaagaaataaaaggaaaaaaaaggcactgaAGGGTATTTTCCCTCATTGGCAAGAGGTATTTACGTTGCCTTTAATAGTCTTGAAGGATGTTGTAAAACACTTCAGGGTTCAGTCTGCTTAGACTGTTGATTTTATGGGCAGCTTGTTTAGTTAgctgtttgtgtttgtgttacatttttaaattaaaaaaaaaaagattaagcacACTATCTTTCCCAGAAGGAGTTGATTTTGGAATTGCTGAAAGGTTCAAATGttgtggtattttaaaaagtgaaacaccAGATTCTAGCAATTTCACTGATATGTGCTAAAGATTCAGCACATTTTTACCTAAAAACtggatttgattatttttttctctcaagccTCCAAAATGCCATTGTTTCATCTGACATACAACTTATGCAGGGGTACTTACAGTGGTGTATGCAGTGATTTATCTTACAATGTTCTGAGGCCCAGGGTTGTACCTTTCAGTGTCATTTCAACACCATAGTGAAGAGTTCACAGAATCGGTAGGAAAGGGTGTtgtcctcctccactcattctttgtgtgtgtgacacaTCTGGGCAGAACACTCAAATGTTGTGTTCTAAATTTTCCTCCTCACTGAGTTGAGAGAAATTTTGGAAGTTTGGAAGGCTTGTCTGAACTTTTAGGATGAACAAAATAACACTATGACAAGTTAAAGTGATTTGCATCTGTTTGAGGTTGATGGGAGCCTTTCAGCATATAAAAGTAAACACACATGGTGCCAGACGGAGCTTTTCCAGGACAAAAACATGGCACAAGAACAATTCATGAGTGTATAGTTTTTAGAAATCAGAATTGCTTCATTGTGCCATCATCACTTTTACCTCCATCCTAATATTCATTTCAAGAAGGAAGCATGTCATTATTTACAGAAGGACAAGCCAGAGCATCCACTAGTGGCTTAAGTCAACCAATACTGACAAAGTAACAGTATGATGctatatatttattgattcatttatacttttcttattttctagtcCTGCAATGCCTCATGAAACTACTCAAGCATGCCACACTCACACCATGACATGAATATTGCATACCCTCCAAGTCTACAACAGTCCAACTGATTGGAAATTCTTGTCCAACCCTCAACCTGCCATGGTCTTGAACCTAATCATTCCAAATTTTTGTTTTGCCATAACTGTGATCTATGGCTAAGAAAAGAGCACATCATATTTTCACAGATGGCAGAGATGGTTGGTCTTTGATTGCTTGACCTCCTGGAGCTGGCCAGACAGAAGGCCCCATGcaagcatttatatattttacacagAATTATATTAAAACTTTTGACATATGAATCCCATCTTGGAAGCCTGGGCCACTTGGTCAGTTTGGGTTTGATGTAAAATCTCTTGGTCCCTCATTGGGAACTTAGGTATTATTTTACCAGACAGAGGAGTTGCCATCATGTACAGCCTTTCATAGGTCTTACTCTTAACATCCTACCTTCTTACAGGAATTCTGATCCTACCAGTTAGAGGAGCCAAGGAGGATGGTAGAAACGATTGCCACCTTCTTTCCAGACTGACAGTGACACATGCCTACTCAAATAAATGTATGTTCCTTTATTTGATCCAATGGGAACAAATGTGTATGCCCAAGTGAATTGAGGAGGTTGGACGTTTATGGTTACAGAAGGGGAACATGGTAGAAAAAGGCACTTAATAGTTTTTGCCAATACCCCCAATCTCTAATAGAAATAGGGGAAGAGAATGCTGGAACGAAGACAGGCTGGATGCAATGACTTTTGTGCTAAGTCAAGAATTAGACCTGAAAATTTCTATAGTTGCAAATTGGTTCTGTATGaaagtttctgttttctgatttatagagtcactctctttctctatagATCAGATTGGAAGTAGTTGAAATCCTTCGACCCTTAGgtacaacagaaagaaaaccaacttGTTTCTGCCCCCTCAgtaatgtttcctttatttcctaaATAATATTTAACTTAGTACTAAACCTGGGCCTTTGAGAAGACAAAGGGATAATGTGATTTCTCCTGAACGATGATTAGTTTTCCATAAGAATGTGCCTTcagtgaaagaaaagcaaagaaactgcATTTATCTATACTTTTGGAAAGTGATTCACCCTAAATTCCTAGTGATTGAAACAATGCTAGAACACAAAactatacaaacacacacacacacacacacacacacacacacacacgtggagaaggtagagaaaagaatCCCTTTCTTCTCAAAGCTATTTTCTGTAGTTAATTACAGATTGTAAATTACCAGCAAgggcatttaaaattaaaattagttggTTGTACCAATAAGCATTCTTATTTCTATCAAACTTCCACTTTTTCAAAAGAGTTAGTTTCCTGACCAAAGGTCTTAAAACTGTAACCACattagttaataaaataaagctaggaattttccaaaatgttttctagCTTTTGTTACTTATCTAGCAGTAGCCCATCAGATCTGTAATTGAGCTTCTAGTATATGGTGAGAACTTTCCTGGCTGCTCTCAAGAAGTATCAGATATGGACTCACAGGCGCATTGTCCCACATCGCACATAATTTCCCTGCTGTTctcaatttctatttctctctttttgaatttaaatataagtCTGTCTTTCTAAGCAATCTCTTTTGGTTGGTGGATAAAAGTGAGGTAGCACTAAAGGCATAACAGAGCCCCATTAAAGATGAACCCCAATGTCAGGGAAAGGTGCTCAAATTTCAGTTAACACCCTGAGGATGGAGAAGCTGATTTTGACCTGGAAGTTTGGTAGCCATTGAGGAACATTTGCTAACCTCACCCGCTCCTTTAAAAATGGATTTGTCTTGCTTATTAGGTCAGTAAATACTGTcactgattttcaaagaaatctgGTAGCTgggctttcattcattttgatgagCATACAACCTGAGGAATTCTTCACtgaaagaaaagccaagaaactCTATTTACctataattttggaaaatgatttaCCCCAAATTCCTAACCTCATAAAAGGGCATTCTGCTGCTGCTTCACCTAAAACAGTGTATCTTCTTATTGCTACCAAAGGCTTCCACTTTAACTTCAAACTATCAGCTTTGCCCTTGGATTAAAAGTCAACTCCATGTTACCTAGTAAATAGTGCAAAAGCCCTATTCCTTTCACATAGACaagtaaaaagaatagatttcaTCTTTCCCCATGGATGTTAATATACTTAAGAAACTGCAAAATGTGTTACTTAAGAAAAGATTATTTCTTGGTGGTGgttggtgggagggaggtggtcaAGGGGTGACGGGAGGGAGAAGGGTCTCTTtgaggactcttttttttttttgcttctttttccacCCTTACATCCTAACAGCACGCACATTCGAAGCTGTAtgagcttttgtttgttttcaagagaTGTTTGAAAGAAGATCAAATGCCTGTGAAAGGCACTGGATCGGCAGCCCTAGAAACTGAAATGTCCCGGAAGCTGTGTGAGCCCGGAAATATCCCACATTTCTATTTACTTTGGCAATTTTACTTAAAACTAGTAAGAGCTGGAGTTCATGCTACAATTAAATTTTCCTCAGGCaccatgaaatgaaaacacatattaCATTTGATTTTAACTGGTTGAGAAAAATGGTGGTTTTTTGAAAGTTCATTCTGTGACCTTGAAGTAAAAGTTAGCAGTTCCTCACATGGGAGAGCTGAGCTTCCATTTAAGTTGGAATTATTCATAGCACTGGTGTTCTCTGGGTTGGAAGGGCTCTTAGATCACTGAGTTCCCTTCTATCATCTGCTTGAAACCCTACAATTCAGAAGTGCTGAAAATTCACCAGAAAGTGCTGGCAAAGTTGGCCTCGAAGGTTTTGGTGATACAAGACTCACTTCCACATGAAgagatctgtttctttttcagatggcTCGAATTTTCAGAACTAGGTAAAATAATATTAACTAAAACTCTAATAGtgattactatgtgccaggtaccattttaagcaataaaagtttgtgcacacacattcacatacataaTCTCAATAAATTCTCACAACTGTAGGAGACAGATTCAATCAGCACCATCATTTGACAGATGAGTAAAATAAGGCACAGGTAAATGACAtgatttgcccaaagccacaccaCCAGTAAGTGagaatcaggatttgaacccaggcagtgttCTTAGCCAGGTATTCTTAACTACTATGTTTTATTGCCTCTTCAGTCCTTATAACTCTCCTTCATGCCTAGTACAGAGGAtggcacattgtaggtgctcaataaaaatatttttcaacaaatttaTTTCAGGATCATGATTTCttatatcttcccatttgttttacACACAGTCAATTTGCCCTAAGAGAAACAGTAGAATTTTAAATGATGATCAATACTCTGCCTACTTCAAGAAAGCAGCAAGGAGAGAGATAGGTACATAACATTCACTATAAAGTACTACTCAGACAGTTGCCACCTTTAGCAGTAGGTCCATGAATGATTTCAATTTAAGCTATAGAGGGAAGTTCTAAACAGGCAAGACTTGGGTCAGTGCAActctttgctctccttttttttaCTACGTCCTTGCCCTGCTATCCTATGCCAGGACAAGAGGAGTCATTTCATCTCAGCAATGCTACTCATTTTTATGGTCTTTCTCTTCCACTGTTAAGCTGCATATAACAATTATTTGTCCGtctatttcatccatccatccatctagcATTATATGCCATGTATCACTAGGTGCTTAGTATTGATACTAGAAAGGAGGAGATGGAAAGACTATAATAGATGCTTCCTGTTTACCTCGTTCATATTATTCAGAAATCATATGTTAGGAATTCAAGATGATTGCTTTAGAGTTGATAAAACCCATTCTAAGAAGAAGTGTATTATAAGCCATAGTGTGAGAGTTAAGCATTCTTTAACTagaaagttctatttcttttttttcttttaaagtctttgcCTTACTTCTTTTGAATGAAGTTTATCATAGAGGATAATTAATAGCTTATCCAAAGCCTTGAGTCATAATTGACATTTACTCAGTCAACAGTGaaatagggaagagaaaatcTCTAAGGAACATTTCCATAGGACACAAATCATTAATTCTTCTGAAGAACTTGAAGAGCCATCTGTGTTTGCAGGCTACTCTCAGGTGGTAGTCACAGTAAATATTGGCTTATGCCTGAGGCTGGTTCCAAAGCATGGATGTCTTAGCAGAAGAACTCAGCATCTCCTGAATAAGGTGGCTGGCTAGATGGGCTTAGGCACCAGCCTAGCTTTTGTCATTTCAGATCAGCCAGCCTTTTGTAACCACAGCAGAAGTGGCTTGGCTCCCATTTGGGGCTTTGACATGCTTCTGACTGCACGTTTTCCTCCTGGGCTAAGTCTTGGGCATGGCCTTATATGttttgttatgttatgttatgttatgttatgttatgttatgttatatttattatataatccTGGGTTTTCACTGGACCATAGAGGAAGAATGATCCTGAAGTAGAAATACAGCAGGGACATGAAGGACCAGGCAGAAAGTTTCCTTTATACCATGACATCTTCAAAGTAGGTTACTTGGATGAAATGCTTCACTTCTTGGTTTAGTCATCTTCTTACCCAAAGTCTCATTATTTGCTTGACTGACCACTTTTCTCTTATACCCTCTCTCAGCATTTATAATTCACAATTTGGATGATCTGGAGACTTTTTGCTTTATATCTATTAAGACTCTAACCCTACTAATTAAATCAGAGACGCTGAAGGAGAAGATTTACAAGACCTAAATTCTGTGATTCTACTTAGCTCTTTTTACCCTCAGGGAAATCCAACCCCTTGCTCTCATTCATGTTCTTCCTTCTGGTGgaaaaatattgaattaatgGAAGATTTCATCTGCCTATTTCTGCCccatattttccttttggaattCTTTCTTAGTCCATGTTGATTATGTGCTCTTCTCTGCTGGCCAGAAGGAGGGCAGCTTAGAACTCAAGTACGTCTTTACCCTTTTGTGGATCTCTGTAtccttgtctttaaaatgaaaggaTTGAGCCAACGAACTTCAGCTCTAAAGTAACACGGTCCTAGGGTTTTCATGGAACAGAAACTCATAGGATTTCATATATGAAAACCTAGATttgtgcgtgtgtttgtgtgtgtatgtgcgtgtgtgtgacagagacagaTAGACATACACACAGGTTTATAGGAGATAGAATCAGAGGCAGTGATCAGACATTAGGAATCTTGTtctgggctgaattgtgtctctcctcagcaattcatatgttaaagtcctGACTCCCAGTACCTAGAGTCCTGACTCCCAATACCTAAACTGTTTCCTATTTGGAGATACTGTATTTACAGAGGTAatttagttaaaatgaggtcaacACCTTCACCTGgactttcagcttccagaaatgtgtgaaaatatctgttgcttaagccacccagtctgtggcgattgttatggcagcccaagcagaccaATACATCTTTTATATCTGATTCCAaagtgcaaaaaaagaaaaggttcaaTGACTCCTCTTGCAGGTTACCCCACAGGCCTCATAGGCCTTTAAGCAAATACTGGATGCCCTTTGGCCTCAACCTGGACTTGACTAAGAAATGCAGCCTCCAATGACActgcaggaaagaaaatctggGAACTTCGATGACACAATTCAGTCTTGCTGAGAATTTTGGGCTAATATTTAACTCTGGACATATATTGACATGGGCAATTCTTCTATAATAGCTTCacacaagatttaaaaatacatgtaaaagcCTTGAATTTTGTCTTAATTCTTTAACTCTCAtttgtttttggggggaggggaatgtagtgtcttatttgccttttttataatttttgttctttttcattcttgcCACTGTCTTTCTTTGGACTTCCTTGAGCATTacgtttttcttttccattgtctCCATGTTTGTTATCCACATTCTACAACAGGttacttctcttccttccatcaCATTCATTATCTAGCTCCACCAGGCCTACTGTTCTTCATTCCTCTATAGCACTTCCCACTTTTCTTTATcgctgtctgcttctctctcatcGTCCTTGCCTCTGTCTGCTTAGTCCTTCTctcctccattttccttttttgcctttGTGTTCAGTTTCTAGCTCcagtctcccttctctgctctttcttctttcctttcatctgCTGACTTGCTTCCGTCCCCACCTTCTGCTCCCCTCCTGGGTGTTTCTTTGGCccacctttccttctcctctgagACTTCGTTTTCTTGGTGGTAGATGGGGGATGATACTGTAAACATCACAAAAATAATTGCATTGAGAACAGGTGGTTCCCTTGGTGTCCCAGAAGACAGAGCCTTTGAGTCAGCCCAGAATGCCCGGGATCCATGTGGCACAGGAGACAGCACTGGTGCTGGAGGGATGTCTAGGCCTCAGTCACAAGAACCAAGCTTCTAGAACTTTGGGACTGATCTCtaatccccaccccctccccaactggAAATTGAGAggcactgagccacctaggaagagaaagaattaacCTGTCTTTGTCCCCGCAAGCACACTTCTCAGCCACATTCTCCTGAGTTACTTCTGTGGTACTTCCTCCCTGACTCACCCATTGGCTACTGTGTTCTCTCTGCACCAGACTGTGCCCAGTCCCTTTCCATCATTCAAGCTGGATCCCTGGGGTCACATCTCTGCTAAGCTCCCTGGTCCTCCTCCAGGCTCAGCTGCAGTTTAGGACCAGGAAGCAGTAAATGTGTCATTGTGAActtcttggtttctcttcttATGCTTTCTGCACAATGCTAGTTTGGCCTCCAAAGAGTAAAActgcagttttttttgtttgggtttttggtttttggttttttaaatagtGCCCCCAAGGAGACCCTAATGAgagcttttctttccttactcACCCatcctcactttatttttttctccttcacctACCACCTGCTCTTTAGTTCTCATTCTTTCTACTTAGTTACTAGAATTTAATCACTTCTACTCATTTCTTCACCCATTCAACAAAATTTATCAAGTGGCTAATGTGTATTAGATGATTTATGTTGCTTTGGATGGCATAAATAGTGCCTCTGAGGTTTGTTTGAAGTCTAGTTCATAGAAAAAGACATCTACAGATTTTGATCATTAGAAATTTCTAGGTGTTCtgagaaccaaacagaaatttctgtttttaatatatttttctttaatcaggTTTGCCATTGAATGTGAGTTTCAAATACTTCCCattttagcacattttttttctttgcatctttgcAGAATACCAGGACTTGAAAAGTTTTGTgctttgttattaattttaattatgacaGATGCTAACACTTGTCCAACAGTTACTTTGTGCAGAACGTGAAAAGAATTGCATGTGTATttattaattcttaaaacaaccTGATGCAGTAGGTATTGTATCAGTTTTACCGATGAAACTAACGCTTGGATAGGTTATGTTATTTGGCCACGGGCTCTCAGCTGGTGACTGGTGAAGCTAGGACTTCAGTTTTATCTGATACCAAAGCTCACATTTAGTGACTGTTCTCCATTGTCTTCCAGTATCAGACTGTCCAGAGCAGTGAAAAGGAGACTTTGCAATGTGGAGTGACCAAAGGGATGGACATCTGAGGTGAGAATGGTGGTTTTTTGACATGGAAGCCAGAAGACTATGGGACATAGTTTCTGTTTGGTCTACCCACAGGCATAAGATACCTCAGTCTCTTGAGGATGTTGGATCCCTCCCCAACAGCTGGCTTACCTTCTGAGCCTTGGGCATGTCAGTGTGGCGCTGCGCACGGACTGAGCGGGCAGACTTGGCAGGCTTGAGGGGTGCACAGTACATCTCTAGCCGCCTCAGATCACAGCTCCGGAAGCAGCACTCATCCACGATGCCTGTCTGAGGTGCCCTCCGACTGCTGGAGCCATACCCCGTGGGCTTGTCTGTACAAATCAAACAGAGGGGCCTGGCTTTAGAGGGGAATCAGCTATCTTCACAGTTCCACCCAGCCCCTGgagcctctcctctccccacacctGGTCAACCTACACACCTCAACCTCTTCCTGAAGCTTCCCCAACAATTCCTGATCCCACAGATTCTTCTGGATCACAGTGTGTCTCTAGACTCTGCATTACACTCCTTAGCACT
The genomic region above belongs to Prionailurus bengalensis isolate Pbe53 chromosome B4, Fcat_Pben_1.1_paternal_pri, whole genome shotgun sequence and contains:
- the IGF1 gene encoding insulin-like growth factor I isoform X1; the encoded protein is MGKISSLPTQLFKCCFCDFLKVKMHIMSPSHLFYLGLCLLTFTSSATAGPETLCGAELVDALQFVCGDRGFYFNKPTGYGSSSRRAPQTGIVDECCFRSCDLRRLEMYCAPLKPAKSARSVRAQRHTDMPKAQKYHPPSTTKKTKSQRRRKGGPKKHPGGEQKVGTEASQQMKGKKKEQRRETGARN
- the IGF1 gene encoding insulin-like growth factor I isoform X2, whose amino-acid sequence is MVTPTVKMHIMSPSHLFYLGLCLLTFTSSATAGPETLCGAELVDALQFVCGDRGFYFNKPTGYGSSSRRAPQTGIVDECCFRSCDLRRLEMYCAPLKPAKSARSVRAQRHTDMPKAQKYHPPSTTKKTKSQRRRKGGPKKHPGGEQKVGTEASQQMKGKKKEQRRETGARN